TAAACACTAAGGATTTAATCTGAAGAATCTAAGGATTTAGAACCAGACAGGATTTCAGAGACCATATAATCCAACTCttttatttcataaatgaataaaatgagtcTAAAGAAGCTAACTGAGTAGCGTGAGGTCCCAATCGTTAACATAAGAATAGAGATCCGAACTCAAGTATTCTGATTCGAAGCTCAGGAGGGTGGGTGGTTTTCACTGGACCAACTATTCAGTTATCAGATCTCTCTCCTAGCAAACATGGCCTGGGTAAACCAAACTAGAATAAACCAAAATACATGCCTACTGTTGACACAATTAAGTATAGCAGTGCAATTAGGCATCTACACTAGCTGTGACATGCATTatagattttttgtttgtttgaggcTGAAACTTTGTCTTCATTGTATTCAAATGAGCTTGGCCATCATGGCAGTGGCCAGCAGGGAGATGACTGATTTGCCTTCAGATGGGGTACTAAATGCCAAAATCCACATCCAGAAAATGGAAAGCTGAGCTGACCACACTTTGCCGCAGCAGATGATCAGAGGTGGATCAGCAATGCCAAAGGCTCCGGAGCCTCCTCCCAGCAAAACCCATCCATATTAGGATTAAGAAACCAAGTCAGAGAGAGAGGCTCAccaaatgcaaacaaaaaaagCATCTATTTAGTTATGCAATGTGAGCAAGTAACTTTCTGTAGACATTCAGTCTTCACCATAACCCTTTTTGAAGTCAGAGGGTCCTTGGCCTCAACTCTGCATCTTAACAACTGAGGTATCAGGGAAGTTACCTAACTTCTTCACACCCCAGTGTCCCCATGTGTATAATGGGGATAATGAAATAGCTGTTATGATTGTTTTTGTTGTGATGAAGCACCCTAGCCTCTGGCATCTTTCCTGTAGACTCAGATTTGTATAGAAACAGTGTGGCCTATGACCACCCCAGTCCTTAGCATGCTGCACATTCCAAGTGTACAAAAGCCCCAGAAAATTAGGAGAGAGAGGACTCTAAAAATCAGGCCTCAACATTCccctactttctttgctttgaatttGTGTTTATGGGGAAGGGGAGCAGACAGGCCTAGAGGACAGCAAAGGGGATATGGACCCTCTTGGCCAGCACCCACCATTCCCTGCCACATGTCCTGGGAGGAGCCAGGCTCCATGGAACAGCTAtcaccccttctccttccctctctcataGTATTATGATGACACATTCCCCTCCATGAAGGAGCAGATGGCCTTTGAGAAAAATGTCTTCAGCAAGACCAGCCGAACTGACAGTAAGTGTCTACCTCCTCCTTGCCCAGGACTCTCAGATGCACACCACCATCTTCTCCATCTGAACACATCTGTCCCCATCAGCCTCACATACCCATGGGCCAGTCCCTTCTTCAGAGgtgctttttcttctccttcccagcttttctcctctccctgcctccagggaaCCTTCACTCCCCATCCTTCTCAACCCTTCCTTCTGCCAGCCTACACCCCTCTATCAGTGGAAGAGGCCAGCTGTGCTTGTGGCTGGTCCAAGGCACTGCACTTCAGGAGAGGGAGTCGACCTTGCACAGGATTCCTGACTCCTCAGCATGAGGCAGTAGCTAGAAATAGAGGCTGGTGGAGGATAGTGTGTAGCCCAGTGGTAGTGTCTCTAGTGCTAGTCTGCCCAAGGTTTCcttggaaagggaaggaaaaataggAGAGGTGCAGagctggagccgggggaggggcCCCACAGAGGTGGCCAGTACTGAAAGCCCCTCCATTTCTAGGTGAGATTGCATTTTTGGGGGGCATGACCGTCGTCTACAAGAGCAGCATTGACCTGTTCCTGTACGTGGTGGGCTCATCCCACGAGAATGAGGTGAATTCAGGAGGTGGGGTGACATGGTGGGGAATGGCTTAGAGTCTGGGGTATAAGCTGGGTTCTGATGGCTTACCAGTGGTACAGGTCCTTCTAGGCTCTAGGGGATGGGTTGAGCCAGAATGGTTCTTTCTGGAACAATACATATCCATTATGCCCCTTGGGTTCCTTGGGAACCAGAAATGAAAGCTTGGGAACCAGAAATGAagcctttgtttcttccttaaacATCACTAGAGAAGCATCCATTCAGTGTCCCACAGTTGGGCACTCCAGTGCTCTACAACCTACACATGGGGGTGCCCTCTGAGGCCAAGTCTTCAGCCCTGTCCTTTCTAGAAAGGGTCAGCTGCCCACACAGGTAGGCTCAAGTGGGGTCTCCTTTTGGCCTTCTCCAACTCAAGTTCTCTGTGTTCCTCTTCCTGGGCCCACCCATCCCAGCTGATGCTCATGTCTGTTCTCACCTGCCTGTTTGCATCCCTGAACCACGTGTTAAGGTGAGTGAGGTCTTTCGCCCTCCATGGCCTCCAGCTCCCAGAACTTGATACGTCACAGAGGTAGGGCCCTTCTtccctgcttttctctgatgTCCTTGGTCCGCAAGACTAAGACTGAAGTTGGAGCATCCCCCTCCAAGGCCCCTGCCCTCCAGCTTACCACTATGCTATCACCCAGAGCAGAGCCATGCCAGGGTCTGGCCAGAAAATGAGGGCCACAGAAACTAAGTGATTTGCCTGTGGTTACAAGCAGTTTGTGTCGGAATAGAGACATAAAGTCAGGTTTTTTGACTTGAAGCTCAGGGTGGTTTTCATTGCACTCCTGTTCAGTTATCTGGTCTCTCAGTGAACGTGGCCTGAGTAAACCAAACTAGCATAATTCAAACATAAATGTCCACCATTGACACAATTAACTATAGTAGAGCTGTAGCATCTACACTAGTTAGGAAATGTGTCCAAGCACTGTGGCTAGCACAGGGTCAGGGCCCTGAGCTGGGAGGCTGGGCAAGGGCGGCCTTAAGGAAGTACACCTGCCCTCTGCTGAGGAATCCCTTGCTCAGATGCTGCCTTCACTGCCCTTGACATTCTCCTTCCCAGAGCttgttggggagggaggggaatggTCGGAGAGAGGGGGTCTGCCTCGCCTCGGCAGGGAGCCGGCTCCTCCTGGCCCGGGGAGGCTGAGGAGCTGTGTCTGCCCCCAGGAAGAACGTGGAGAAGCGCTGGTTGCTGGAGAACATGGACGGAGCCTTCCTGGTACTGGATGAGATTGTGGATGGCGGgtgaggaggaggtggagaaaaggggctgggcaggaacTCTCACAGTGGGAGGCACCTTTGAGGGTCACCAGCTCCAGACTGCACACAGCGCATCTCTGGCCAGCTTCGGCCTCTCTCCCCCAGCGTGTTCCCAGTGATCCCCACCCCGCACCCCATCACGGGGGTGGAGGGCTGTTTCAGCATTCGCCAAAGTCAAGCAAACAGAAAGGAATCCCATGCGGAATTGTGGCTGATGGTGGAGTAGGCAGGGTTTGGAGAAAACATCTTGCTCTCCAGTGCCCAGGAGAAGCAGGCAGCCCACACACCTGCCCCTCTCTGGAAGGACCTCGTGTGGGCGGAGCTTGCTGCCTCCACTCCTCCCACTCTTGGAGCTCCAGTCCAGCGTTGGCCAGATGCTGGCCCAGGGGTGGTTACTCATGCTCCCTGTGCCTTACTTTCCCTATCTGAAATGGGGATGCTAAGGAACTACCTCATAGGGTGTGGGATTAAATGAGGTGGGCAAGGTGAAGCTCATGGCTCTCCTTCAGTAAGTGTTACCTCCTATTGGAATGCGATTATATTCTCAGGAAGCTGGGAGCCCTTACGAGAATTTCCTTGGAGGAAGGGCAATATTCAGGGAGGTAAAAAAAGTTCTGGCTCTGAAGCAAAGGATAATAGAACCCAATCACCTTAAAGACATCCACGTGCCTCGATCATGacatccattttatagatgagaaaacaggcgcAGGGATtcaagtgacttgcctaaggtcacatggCTAGGGAGTGACAAGGGCCAAGATCTAAAACCAGGTGCACGGTTCCAgagctctctctctttcctcagcACTGCATCCCCTGCCCAGGGACGTGGTCTCTGGGAGATGGGGTACTGAGGaatttctccctccatcccccctcctcccctctctatTGACTGCCTGCTACTGTGAGGCCTCACGCTAATCGTTGGGACCTAAACATGAGTGGGATAAGGCCAGGTTTTGTGGAACCAGAAATACATACAATTTGGTAACCCCTCTTTAAGGAAAACAGGCACACACaataacaaatacaaaatgaGGTGCAGGGGCTGTGAAAGGGAGGTTGTAAGCTTATAAACTTCCAGGCCTGGGCTCCCAGTGCCCCAGTCTCTGCTCCCTGAGGAGCTCACAGTTTCCCTCCAAGGCAAGTCAGGGATGTGTCAGTCGAGGCAATGCCGGAACTGGAGTCTTGACCAAGGATGCTTCTGTCTTCTGGATGAAAGAACTGCTGGTGAAGGAACTTGGGGTTGGTGGTGCCCCAGTGATGGTGCCCAGAAAAGGCCCCCAAGAAATGCCGGTTCACTTCCCTGGGACTGGGACTGAAAAAAACTGGGCTCCTGCCCTGGAGGAGCCACACCAGGGGAGGAGGAGCCTCACTCAGGGCCCGTGGTCTCCATCCCACTCACAGTGACCAGCCCTCACACCCACATCCCAGCTCACACCCACAAATGGCTTCATGGCTCCGCCCCTGGCATCATGAAAAGAATACTCTGCCCATTAACTGAGAAAATCCTTGATATTTGTGTTTGtcaaaaaggaagacaaattcTGATTTAGCGGGTTCCATTTCTTCCTTGTATAGCATGACCAACCAGgcataaaataacaatgaaacaagAAAGGTACCCCAGGGGGCCTCCCTTCCTTTGCTGCGTCTGAGCCCATCCTAGACCCAGAAGATGGAGTGAACTTTCAAGAGCTCTGAGTTTTAAGTCCTCCTTTTGACACCCAGATCATTCTAGACTGACTGCCCTCACTCCATTTCAAAGCTTTGGCCCAGTGCGGCCAAGTGTGTGACCACCAGGTCTGGAGTGTAGAAGAATCAGAGTGGAGAGCTCTCGGTGGTGAGGGAGAGTTCTGACTTGAGGCACGTCAGTGGGAAGGTTGCAGGAGAACATGAGGGAGGGAAGAGGCTTGGCAGGGAGAGGTGGCAGAGGGGAGGACCGTGTCACCGATTTCCCTCCTGGTTTCTCTCTCATCTCGTAGCGTGATTCTGGAaggtgaccctgagcaagtgaTCCAGAAAGTGAATTTTAGGGTAAGAATATTCTTGTATGCTCCCTCATTCCCATCGCCTCCAAGCTGCCCTTCCCAGGTTCCCCACCAATGTCCTGCCTGCATGCAGGCTGCTGGGGCCCAAGCTCCTCCAGGAGAAGCATCTAGTGGGTCAGTGCACTTGCTGGGGGTGTGGCAGTTTGAGGGGTTGTCATGAGTAAGAGAGCTTTTGTCCTCTCCCCAGGTAGGATCGCCAAGCACCTCGCCATCTTCCCTAGTGGGAAGTACAGACTggggaaataaataaattctcCAGGTGACACCAGGTGGCTGCTTTGGCCTTGAGGTTGGGGAGTGGGGGTGTAGATAGAACCTCCCTGCCTATCTGGCTCCTCATGTCTGGATGAAACCTTTTCTCCCATCTGTCCCCATCATCCCCTCATTCTTCATGCACCATAGATGGGCCCTGGGGGTCTGGCTTCCAAGTGACCAGGTGAGGGCTTCTACTAACTGGCAACACAGGTGCAGTTCTGGACCCCTAACCCCTGTATCACCTCACCACCCCCCTTTCCTTCTCCTCACTTTCTCCACCCAATACCCTCGCCCCAGCCTGACCACTCTCTGATGCTGCCCCCCCACAGGCAGATGACAGCGGTTTGACTGAACAGAGTATGGCCCAGGTAGGCCCCCGTGTCTGCCTTGACCAGAAATGGGctagagggaggaggaggaggaggacagagaCTCCCAGGGGATCCAGTGGCgctatggaggctgagaagttggGGTGCAGAAAGGAAGGGGTGAGAGTGACAGGCCATCTCTTGGCGAGAGTCACTGGAGGCTTCTGGGGTCCCCAGGGTGGTGCAGAGCTGCATGTAAATAAGTGAGGCGCCCTTGCCAGCAGCCCACCTCATCTCCTGGCTCTGTGCGACCAGATTGAGACCCCAGGGTGAGCTGCCCACCATAGAGGTCACTTGTCCCCTAACAGTCTGGGGACTCCAGGGCCTCATGTTCCCCTTAACGTGGGAAGGATACCATATAGGAGTTTTCCTCAAAACCCTCGACCCTTGCTGTTTGGAGTCCACACTGGAATTGTTAAGGAACACTTAAACCTGTGATAGGATCTACTTTTCTCCATTCGCCACTTGTCACCTTGCCCCTGAGTGACCTAGCTGTGGAAGGTCCACCCCTGCCAGTCCCCTGCATGGTCTCATCTGGAGGTGCATGGGGGGTGGTGAGTGGTGCCTGGATCTGCAACCTGACCGGTTTCACAGCTATGCAAACCCTAACCCCTGTATCACCTCACcacccccctttctttctcctcactTTCTCCACCCAGTATCCTCACCCCAATACCCATTACCTGTTCTGTCTGCCTGCAGGTCTCTCTGCCCAGACTAATCCTGCTTTTATGGAGCTTCCTGCCCAGGCACTAACTACCTCCTGCCGTGGTGGCCAGGCCAAGGTGG
The sequence above is a segment of the Manis pentadactyla isolate mManPen7 chromosome 4, mManPen7.hap1, whole genome shotgun sequence genome. Coding sequences within it:
- the COPZ2 gene encoding coatomer subunit zeta-2 isoform X5; the encoded protein is MQRPEAWPRPHLGEGAAAATAGGPAGLRLQEPSLYTVKAVFILDNDGHRLLAKYYDDTFPSMKEQMAFEKNVFSKTSRTDSEIAFLGGMTVVYKSSIDLFLYVVGSSHENELMLMSVLTCLFASLNHVLRKNVEKRWLLENMDGAFLVLDEIVDGGVILEGDPEQVIQKVNFRPDHSLMLPPHRQMTAV
- the COPZ2 gene encoding coatomer subunit zeta-2 isoform X1; its protein translation is MQRPEAWPRPHLGEGAAAATAGGPAGLRLQEPSLYTVKAVFILDNDGHRLLAKYYDDTFPSMKEQMAFEKNVFSKTSRTDSEIAFLGGMTVVYKSSIDLFLYVVGSSHENELMLMSVLTCLFASLNHVLRKNVEKRWLLENMDGAFLVLDEIVDGGVILEGDPEQVIQKVNFRADDSGLTEQSMAQVGPRTNPAFMELPAQALTTSCRGGQAKVLQSAKEQIKWSLLK
- the COPZ2 gene encoding coatomer subunit zeta-2 isoform X2, which codes for MQRPEAWPRPHLGEGAAAATAGGPAGLRLQEPSLYTVKAVFILDNDGHRLLAKYYDDTFPSMKEQMAFEKNVFSKTSRTDSEIAFLGGMTVVYKSSIDLFLYVVGSSHENELMLMSVLTCLFASLNHVLRKNVEKRWLLENMDGAFLVLDEIVDGGVILEGDPEQVIQKVNFRADDSGLTEQSMAQVSLPRLILLLWSFLPRH
- the COPZ2 gene encoding coatomer subunit zeta-2 isoform X4; the encoded protein is MQRPEAWPRPHLGEGAAAATAGGPAGLRLQEPSLYTVKAVFILDNDGHRLLAKYYDDTFPSMKEQMAFEKNVFSKTSRTDSEIAFLGGMTVVYKSSIDLFLYVVGSSHENELMLMSVLTCLFASLNHVLRKNVEKRWLLENMDGAFLVLDEIVDGGVILEGDPEQVIQKVNFRADDSGLTEQSMAQVLQSAKEQIKWSLLK
- the COPZ2 gene encoding coatomer subunit zeta-2 isoform X6 encodes the protein MQRPEAWPRPHLGEGAAAATAGGPAGLRLQEPSLYTVKAVFILDNDGHRLLAKYYDDTFPSMKEQMAFEKNVFSKTSRTDSEIAFLGGMTVVYKSSIDLFLYVVGSSHENELMLMSVLTCLFASLNHVLRKNVEKRWLLENMDGAFLVLDEIVDGGVILEGDPEQVIQKVNFRVLQSAKEQIKWSLLK
- the COPZ2 gene encoding coatomer subunit zeta-2 isoform X8 gives rise to the protein MQRPEAWPRPHLGEGAAAATAGGPAGLRLQEPSLYTVKAVFILDNDGHRLLAKYYDDTFPSMKEQMAFEKNVFSKTSRTDSEIAFLGGMTVVYKSSIDLFLYVVGSSHENELMLMSVLTCLFASLNHVLRKNVEKRWLLENMDGAFLVLDEIVDGGFFSLPRNKLNGRY
- the COPZ2 gene encoding coatomer subunit zeta-2 isoform X3 — protein: MQRPEAWPRPHLGEGAAAATAGGPAGLRYYDDTFPSMKEQMAFEKNVFSKTSRTDSEIAFLGGMTVVYKSSIDLFLYVVGSSHENELMLMSVLTCLFASLNHVLRKNVEKRWLLENMDGAFLVLDEIVDGGVILEGDPEQVIQKVNFRADDSGLTEQSMAQVGPRTNPAFMELPAQALTTSCRGGQAKVLQSAKEQIKWSLLK
- the COPZ2 gene encoding coatomer subunit zeta-2 isoform X7, giving the protein MQRPEAWPRPHLGEGAAAATAGGPAGLRLQEPSLYTVKAVFILDNDGHRLLAKYYDDTFPSMKEQMAFEKNVFSKTSRTDRRTWRSAGCWRTWTEPSCVILEGDPEQVIQKVNFRADDSGLTEQSMAQVGPRTNPAFMELPAQALTTSCRGGQAKVLQSAKEQIKWSLLK